A segment of the Lolium perenne isolate Kyuss_39 chromosome 3, Kyuss_2.0, whole genome shotgun sequence genome:
TTTCATGTACTAAATAGTAgaaccaaaagtctgaactgatggaGAAGGTTGGGTAATCAACATATATTTCAACACCTATTGTACAAGGTCGATCCCATGATTATTTTGTGTGTAAATGATGATAATCTGAGGATGAAGGTTTATGCTAGAGAGAAATGTCAATGCTTGGAAAAGAAAAATCCTTTCAACTCATCTCAAGAGCTTGCCGACGCAAGAGGGACATACATGAGATAAAGAGTGAAGATTACCTTATGTTCTAGATGAACATCGTTATCTTAACATGAATTGCATCGCTCCGATGTGGGCTATTGCAATGGAGGATCTTCGTTTTTAAACTGGTGTGGTGAAATAGTATCCATGCCTACTTACCAAATATGAAATGTATGCTCCAATAAACTTGGTTTTTTTCTAATACTTACTCTACAACAATTTTCCCCACAAGTTTGTCTACCATCATTCAAGATGAGAAAACTAGCCTTCCATGTATAGGAAACACGTATACCGCTTCCAAGGTCGCTTCAATATTCATGTAGGTGTCACTAGCGACTTGTCAAGTGTAGAATCATCACTCACATAGCTTTTCCCTTTACAATTACTTTAGGTTGTATCTAAGACCCTACCTCGATGGGATGCTTTGCGGACCATGAGGGTGGTCTTGCTTTCCTCATAAGGAATCACAACACGGGTTCCTTCTTCCCGTTGTGCGTATTCACACAACTTTGCAACACATGTGGCTCACATTCATCTAGAATTTCCACATGTACTAACGCATAAGGGTATTGTACCTGATCTATGCTATCCAACAATCATAGTTCTTATGTGGTGCAGTGTACACATCCATGGATATGGTAAAGGTCCCTCATCAACCTTCCTTGGGAGTCGTACACCTTTGAAGTTTCCTGACTCGGCATAGGGAGTACAAATTGATTTGTCCCTTAAGCTGAGGCTCAAAAACTATGGATGCTTCCTCGTTCATGGTCGATAAAACATGGGACTATAGGCATCACAAAAAAATTGAAAGCACAAGGCATTGGGCTTCGTTGGAAAGGGCATAACACATGACTCATTAATGATCCTACTAGGTTGTGTGGTCCAAGAGGTATAGCCCTCATGCTCTAGTCTCATGCTCACATGTGGTTCTTCAATCTTTCCTTTGTATGATAGGGGCACCTATATACATGAGTTATGTTGTACGCCTTTATCTGTTTGGTAGTAGAGTATGCTCCTCTTTTTGACTCGAGATTTTCACTCTTGGAATGAGGACATGCTTTAGGCTTTGCAATGGAATGCGACATTGCCCTGATTTATATTATGCTAGCATGGTCGTCCTATATAGATAGAACCTTTGGCAAATGAAAATGGGAAAGGACATTGATGTGCTTTGCAAAGCAAAAAGACCATAGACAACATGCCTAAATAGTGTGTCGGCTTCATTTCACCATTTTGAATAAGAGCTTGAATGAAAGGGAATATCGTTGGCTATGTTACCAAAGTACGCATGGACAATACTACTAGTTGTTATGTTTTACCCATACCCTTTATTATGGCCAAGATCCATTTTTTTATTCTTCTAGGATGTTGTTGCCCCCATTGCTAGCTCAAAAGGAGTAAATATGCCACAAAAGCAAACTAAAAACCCTTAACAAGATGTTATATTATAGGCCTACGATAATGCAATTCTCTTAGGCTCATATGAAATGCACTTTAATGTGGTCCTTCACCCCGTAAGAAACTTTACTAGGGGACTTTTCCATTCTATACTTGACACTGGCCAAGAACCTTCTTATCTAGACTTTCTAAGACATAAGTTAATGACTTATGAATAACTTTATCCCTGGATATTTTGGGGATGGCAATTTCCACGAAAAGGTATGCTTTGAATCCTAATCTCTTGTGGTTAGGATCTTCTACCATATCACATGCATTAATTTTGTTTCAaggttgcaaagattgggcctacTCAAGCAGTGCACCGCACAACGTTGGTGCATGTGGCCTCCGCAGGTTTGTTGGTCTCCATGAGCTTACCGTGCGACAAAACTACCTCCTTTGTATGTGCAGAATTATTGATCTCCTTTGTCAGGGCACCGCCTCGAGGGAGGTAAAGGACCCCGGGCCAAATGAGGGGGCATATTTAGAGCAATAAAGTCTCCACCTCTGTCGTTTTGTGGCACCTAACACTACTACTACAACAGCCCATGTCACTATGAGCCCCTTAGAGAATTGTCATGCGGAAGAATTAAGACAACTAAAGCTAAAATCAAAGCTAATTAAAGAATCTAATCATGTTCACATGCTACTATGTTGCTTCCCTTAAGGAACTCTATAATTGAAGTGCTTATTTCTTACTAAAATATGTTAACCATATAGAGATCATTGCACAAAGTTGTTGGCTTCTTAGTTATATGATTAATTTGTTTCTcttagaaaacaagaaacaactgATAAAATAGCATGTGTTTTTCACATGGCTCAAAAAGTACAACTACTAATATTGTTTTCCTAATCTCAAAAATTGCGCTAAACTGAGTGCTTGTCGGCAAGTTGAATCTTGTATACAGTCATCTAAAAAACTAGTGACATTCAATTATTCTTCAGCAATGTGGACGTAGATCTATGGGCATTAGATCCTTTCTACTATGTATATTCAATGAATTTAACATGCCTAAATCCCTCAACTCATCTCATCGTACATGTTTATTATTCTGTTATGTCATATCTATTTAGCATACGAAGTGATAACAAGTCGTGATCTTAAACAAAGTCATTTTTGTATTTCAAAACCCTGAACTAGAGATATAGATGGATGAGATGAGATTATCTTATATTTTATAGCTACCTCCTTATGGAATATGTTCTATATGATTAGAAGATAGACTAAGCTAGTAGTAAGAGCTTATAGACCAAGTTGAAAGAAAATAGCTGACATTATAGTCTTATTAAGAGGTACATAGAATATGTACAAAATGCATaatatcttatttgtatttgGTAAGTATTATCTCACAAGGTGTGCATGGGAATCAAATCAAAATTCAAGGAAAGATGGTCATATAAACTTATAAGTGTAATTAATATTTGTATATGAATATTTTTATGACAAATCCTCTAAATACCTTTAATGTCCACTTTCTATGTCGACTTACGAAGTTGCACATTTGCGAGGTCGCCCTGTTTTCATAGCTTGTGATATGAGAATTTTCCTTATCAGCAACCAAATACAAGTTTATAGGATACAATATCTATCGCAGCACATTTCATATTTAAAATAGGCATGCACAAGGTATATATAGTGAGGACCGAGGAGTATACATTTAAATCAATAACCCTTAAATTTTGTAGGTTCTATATGCTTGCCAAATTTATACCATGTTTGCTGTTCCAAGCTCACAAAATTCCTATCTTGATAaaattttctatttgcatatgctCTCTAAAATTACTGTCATTAGAAGTTCTTGTTTTCTTTAACCTCCCTACTGCAAGCACAACAAGGGTATCTGTCTTTTGTATCCATAGTTGGTTCCACTTTTTGCCATGTATTAATACCTGTCACATTTTTTTCCATCTATACATAATCACAGGCTTAATCCAATATTGTATTTCTCCTGGTACTGAGCTAAGATGTTTTATCACACTCCAAATATTTTATCTCTGTATTTATAGGAGATGAATTATTGTACAATACAGTGGGATTATTATTTGGCCATGAGAAGCAGATTAAAGTAATCTCCATATCCTAAGGCAACAGTCTGGGGTGGGTTGTTCTTATTCTGACAACATAGGACTTGAAAAATGTTGCACCAGTTTCAAGTACAGTAGTATATGTGAAGCTCGGGAAAGGGGAAATATGAAgactaataaaaaggctcaagtaTATCGTAAGGCTAGTAATGCTCGTGATTCCTCAAACAATCAAGTGTCGAAAAGCAGCTGATTTTATAAGAGGAAACAAGAGGAAGACATGATTTATAATCCATTTTGCTGATTTAATATGGTGCTCAAAAAGTAGTTTAAAATTGCCAGTCTGAGCCTTAAAGATTTAATATTACACTGAGTTTTGGAATACTAATGTGATACATTTGTTTTCAGCATAGAAGGCACATATGACCGGTATCAGAGTTTTGAGGGAGCCCGGACGAACCTGAATAAAGGCGATGCAAGTAGCAACAATGTAAAAGAATATAGCTTTTCTTATTGCATACCCGAGCTTGTTTAGGTGTGGAACATTTAGCTGCCAAGAATCATCGTGTGGATTCATAAATCTATATTTCTGAAGTTTCCATCGTAATGCACTGTGCATGAAGTGTTTGTAATCAAGGATTATGTCGCCTGCGCACAAGGCCAATAAAATGAATGCATTTATGCATTTATTTTAATTAACTATTATTGTATCAAAATGAGCTATCTATATGGTTCTATAAACAAAGACTAGCTTGAACAGATACCATAATACTGTACTCACATATCTCTGACATGGTATTTTGGTCCTGAACCAGGATGGAGATCCTTCAGATATACAGTCAAGGCTTAGAGATATTGCTTCCTGGTAGCcctcgaggcctttcacaaaatcTCCTAGTGTGTTATTTACTGTGTTTACACCTTATATCTTACTATTTTCAGTCCTGCAGGTCTCTTCAAAATAATGCTGATGAGTCGGATGCAAGTAAGCTAGAGGAACTGGAGAAACTCCTGACACAAGCATTGAGGAACACAAAATCCAAGAAGGTACACTTAAATGGCTCTTTTGACATTTTGAATCAACTTTCGTATAACTAGGTTTCTGGTTCCTGTTGCCCCCTTGAGGCATCAGAAAAAGGGCTCTGTGTTCAGCTATTTCCACTATATTTTAGTCTCCCGTCTAGCTCTGGAGTTTTAACCAATACATGTTGGTTTCTTGACAGAAGTAATTCCCTCCTGATGATTATATATTTATTATTAGGGTATGTATTTTTCATTTTGATTATCTATTCTTGCATCTTCAGAAAATGGCCCTGAATGTGTGCAATATTAGTTCCTATGTCTTGGTAAATGATAGGTAATATAGAACGAAAAAAGCTCATTGGCCACTTTACTATGCATGTGGCTGTCTTTGATAGTTGCAGCATAGCTCAGAAGGAGTTAACCGTGACTATCTTCTAAATTCAGCATAAAGGTAGATGTGCTAAGTGTACAGAACTGTACTTGTGGATATGATCCAAGTAATGGGCACGCATATGCATAGAGAAATCTGACCTCAGTGCCGAAATGATGCAATTGTTATGACTTATGAGGATGCTTTGTTCGGTAGGCACGAATAATATAAGAAGTGCCCTGTGAGGTCAAGATAGCAGATGTCCGTTGATAAAAGTTGTTTATCGTAAGACAGTGACAGGTGGGTTCTGTTGACAATTGTCTGAGAATTGTGTAGCCTATCCCATAGCATCAGTAAGCCTGCCTGAAATGACAGACAAAAGAGAGACATCAAAACAGCTCCTGTCAGTTACCTGAAAACAGCAATTCAAGGTTTCAAACGAAACCTGGCAGGAGAGCTGCCAGTCTTCACTAAAACGTgagttcaaacaaacaaaaaaagactAGTCGCGCGGCTAGTATGTAATGGAACCAGGATATTTCTGCATcttgtaaaaaaaaaaaagagtggtTATTACTGCATCCTCTGAATCCACCTGCAGAAATACCAAATTAAGTTTCAAGAACCCCAGACACCATATTTTCAGCTTTGATTTGTTGTTGCTGGATTGCAGATGTTAGCGCAACAAAGTGGCGGCGAAAGCACGAGTGGGAGCGGAGAGAACTCGACTGAGACTGGGGGACAGGAGGAGGGGAGGGCTTGAACAGTCATGTGCTGTGCATGCATTTGTTACAAGGCAAGATCTCTGTTGCTGATGACACACTCTAATCCCCCAAATTATTGGGTGTGACAGGGTTGTCAAAGCTGCTGCTTGTAAGGAGTAAGGCGTAAAGCAGGAGTGGAAAATTCAATAAAAGAGTGGTGGGTTAATACTACTAAACAGCGTGTGTGTGCGTGTGCGCGTGCGTGAGAGAGAGATCTGGTTGCATGACATGTTGTTTTACCTTGTGCCTTCCTAAGGGGCTGTGTGTAACGTTCATGTGAACCTACCAAATCTAGAGCCAGTGTTCACTCCTGTCGTATGCGACTGAATGGAAATCAGTTTATGTGGATGCACTACATATAACCAAATGCAGGTACTACCTGCTAAGCTGGTGAGGAGGATGACATCCATATATGCattaagtaaaaaaaaaaaggttAGGCCTTTGATTCTGGTGAGGTCTGTATGCAGTAGCTTTGCTGGATGGTGGGTCGTGGGCCTAATTTTCTGAATGAATACGTGGGCCTAATTGTTCTGAGTAGTAAAATTTGGCAGCGAATCCAAAAGCCCATTTGTTCTAGCAGATGTGGTCTATGGGCTGGGCCGCCTGAAGTTATTATATAGTAGGCCGAATCATTGGAAGCaagaaaatgagaggaaat
Coding sequences within it:
- the LOC127345417 gene encoding MADS-box transcription factor 51, which encodes MTRRGRVELRRIEDRTSRQVRFSKRRSGLFKKAFELSLLCDAEVALLVFSPAGKLYEYASTSIEGTYDRYQSFEGARTNLNKGDASSNNDGDPSDIQSRLRDIASWSLQNNADESDASKLEELEKLLTQALRNTKSKKMLAQQSGGESTSGSGENSTETGGQEEGRA